From Luteolibacter yonseiensis, one genomic window encodes:
- a CDS encoding thiol-activated cytolysin family protein produces MATSLGVAVFVHTSYRDERIDGFVRSSQKISVQPEAEIDLPSSDMGLSNNEKSVAPVVSRRLSKTAESFAVFQPNADVLYPGALVRTSSLVSGTLQPVGNIGRAPSEVTITNITLLEKENQTGGDAKAAVYSSRIDNPDASSVNEAVRSMVKRVVPGTTAAKLSYQLLKTNSLEEGFTRLGISAGWLGGEVKSSLGKQVREEKSSFIIKFSQEYYTASFATPARPSDVFSRRVTSGDLEQTRGDSLGYISSVTYGRVLYVVVSSSVHEDQMRTTLDLALKQVASKQELQFSHAQREMLGSSEIRILALGGNSDQAMKVISGDLTKVRDFLESGAQFSANSPGVPISYTARYLSDNELAKVSFTTNYVVETGKARAPVTAVVRLVALDVYLDGSPGKDKWSTWVTINGKRYKVWNRKKDISDNGNITDPKGPGGDGNASRYSLENEYEVSLSPGEPLKVEFHGVAHDNDDAVDPSSRLFLPSDYWGIGQSTDTINNYPCHRMGAANGHQTEYYIWFNIRKKE; encoded by the coding sequence TCATACGTCATATCGCGACGAGAGGATCGACGGGTTCGTCCGAAGCTCGCAAAAAATCTCCGTCCAGCCGGAAGCTGAAATCGACCTTCCTTCTTCCGACATGGGACTGTCTAACAATGAGAAATCCGTCGCTCCGGTCGTTTCCCGGCGACTGAGCAAAACAGCCGAATCGTTCGCGGTTTTCCAACCCAACGCCGACGTGCTTTATCCGGGAGCCTTGGTCCGGACATCCAGCCTGGTGAGCGGCACCCTCCAGCCGGTTGGAAATATCGGTCGGGCACCTTCGGAGGTCACCATTACGAATATCACGCTGCTTGAGAAAGAGAATCAGACGGGAGGTGATGCGAAGGCCGCCGTCTACAGCAGCAGGATCGACAACCCCGATGCATCGTCCGTCAATGAGGCGGTGCGATCAATGGTCAAGCGGGTGGTGCCCGGAACGACAGCGGCGAAATTGTCATACCAGTTGTTGAAAACCAACAGCTTGGAAGAAGGTTTCACACGCCTCGGTATTTCGGCCGGTTGGCTGGGAGGCGAGGTGAAATCCAGCCTCGGCAAGCAGGTGAGGGAGGAGAAATCATCTTTCATCATCAAGTTCTCGCAGGAATACTACACGGCTTCCTTCGCCACTCCGGCCCGGCCCTCGGATGTTTTTTCGAGGAGGGTGACCTCCGGAGATCTCGAACAAACGAGAGGGGACTCATTGGGTTACATTTCGAGTGTTACGTATGGAAGGGTGCTTTATGTGGTGGTTTCGAGCAGCGTTCACGAGGACCAGATGAGGACCACACTTGATCTCGCGCTGAAGCAGGTGGCCTCGAAACAGGAACTCCAGTTCTCTCATGCACAACGTGAGATGCTGGGTTCCTCCGAGATCAGGATACTGGCGCTCGGCGGAAATTCGGACCAGGCGATGAAGGTGATCTCCGGTGATCTTACGAAAGTCAGGGATTTCCTGGAATCCGGAGCCCAGTTCTCGGCCAATAGTCCCGGAGTTCCCATCAGCTACACCGCAAGATATCTTTCAGATAACGAACTCGCTAAAGTATCGTTCACCACGAACTATGTGGTGGAGACCGGAAAGGCCCGCGCGCCGGTCACCGCGGTGGTCCGCCTGGTGGCGCTTGATGTCTATCTCGATGGTTCCCCGGGCAAGGACAAGTGGTCCACATGGGTAACCATCAACGGGAAACGTTACAAGGTATGGAACCGGAAGAAAGATATCAGCGACAACGGAAACATCACTGATCCGAAGGGACCGGGAGGCGACGGAAACGCCAGCAGATATTCCTTGGAAAATGAATATGAGGTATCACTTTCGCCCGGTGAACCACTCAAGGTGGAATTCCATGGCGTGGCCCACGACAATGACGACGCCGTAGATCCTTCCTCACGTCTGTTTCTTCCATCGGATTACTGGGGGATAGGGCAGAGCACGGACACCATCAACAACTATCCCTGCCACAGGATGGGAGCCGCCAACGGTCACCAGACGGAGTATTACATCTGGTTCAACATTCGGAAGAAGGAATAG